The stretch of DNA CGCTGCGGGCCCATGGCGACACGACCAGCAGCAGCGAGCGGTGCGAGTCCACGTGGTCGGGACCGGCCTGCGCGTCGTCCTCGAGGACGAAGATCGCGGTGCTCTCCCAGAACTTCGTCTTCGACACCGCCTCGACGATGCGGCCGAGGGCGAGGTCGTTGTCGGCGAAGTGCGCCTGCGGCGTGGGCTTGTTGGCCGAGGCGCCGGAGGTGTGGTCGTTGGGAAGGCGCAGGATCTGGAGCTGCGGCATCTCACCCGTCGCCACGAACCCCTGCAGTTCGCGGAGGTACACGTCCGCCCGCCGCTGGTCCTGGATGTCGAGGTTGTAGCCCGGGTACTCCTTGCTGGTGTTCGCCACCAGGAATGGCTTCACGCCACGATACCCCTCCGGTGCCTCGCCACGCACGCCCTCGGGCACCACGAACTCACCGAAGTTCCGGAAGGTGATCCCCTTCCGCTGCGCGAGATCCCAGAGGTAGCCGTTGGCCGGCTCCGCCACGTCGTCGTCATCGTCGTCCGCCGGCACGCGTCCGCGATTGGTGCCCTCGTAGTCGTACGAGCGGCCGCGCCCCGAGTAGTTCGACGGGACGGTCTTCTGGGTGTAGTCGGTGGTGTACGCCGCGGTGCTCCAGTTGTGGCCGTCCGCGCTCACCTCGGCGTTCACGAAGAACCGGTCGAACAGGCCGAAGCGCTCGGCGAGCGCATGATGATTGGGCGACGAGACGTTGCGCGGAAAGAAGAGCAGTGTCGTGTCGCCATCACCCTGCGGCAGGTCGGAGAAGACCTGGTCGTAGGTGCGGTTCTCCTTGATGATGTAGATCACGTGCCGGATCGGCGGCAGCCCGGCCTTCACGGCCGGCGCGTCCCAGTTGTTCGCGCGGGCCACGCGACCACTCAGTGCCGCCAGCGACGGCGCGGCGAACTGCGAGGTCGAGAGCCGGGTGATCGTCCCGTTGATCTGCCCCGACGTGTAGCTGGTGGGACGATCCGCGGCGTTGCCCCTGCCGTCCGGCTGCGGAAGTTTCGGGTTCGGCGCCGTGCCGCGGCCCTTCGCGTCGATGACGTGGAGCGTGTCGGCCACCATCACGAGGGCCGACGGATACCACCCCACCGGCGCACGTCCGAGGAGCGAGTCGGCGGTGCCGGCGCCGGTGCCCGCCGTGGCTGCGCTGAGCGCGAAGAGCGCGACGGCGTTGTTGTCGCCCTCGGTGACGTAGAGCCGCGTGCCGTCCGCCGAGAG from Gemmatimonadaceae bacterium encodes:
- a CDS encoding bifunctional YncE family protein/alkaline phosphatase family protein; the encoded protein is MSNRIGSNLLQVAILAGTLAACQNASSSALTTSRDAPRLPTGVRLDPAGPRTDVGPLPLAAVLSPDSSHILLLLNGWRQQGVQVVNRRTGAVTQTLEQAAAFIGLAFAPDGRTVYASGGNTDVVYRYDWAASRLTLRDSLILRVRPNPRSNGISYPAGLATSADGRFLYVAENLSDSLAVVDVATGSVVQRLAAGRYPYGVIVGKDGTIYVSSWGTQAIHAYARSGDAIRALSPISVGRHPSTMVLSADGARLFATSASTDAISVIDTKSRSVVATLRDPTPANLGQGSAPIGLLLSADGTRLYVTEGDNNAVALFALSAATAGTGAGTADSLLGRAPVGWYPSALVMVADTLHVIDAKGRGTAPNPKLPQPDGRGNAADRPTSYTSGQINGTITRLSTSQFAAPSLAALSGRVARANNWDAPAVKAGLPPIRHVIYIIKENRTYDQVFSDLPQGDGDTTLLFFPRNVSSPNHHALAERFGLFDRFFVNAEVSADGHNWSTAAYTTDYTQKTVPSNYSGRGRSYDYEGTNRGRVPADDDDDDVAEPANGYLWDLAQRKGITFRNFGEFVVPEGVRGEAPEGYRGVKPFLVANTSKEYPGYNLDIQDQRRADVYLRELQGFVATGEMPQLQILRLPNDHTSGASANKPTPQAHFADNDLALGRIVEAVSKTKFWESTAIFVLEDDAQAGPDHVDSHRSLLLVVSPWARSDAHHRFVNTTDVIATMEALLGLDALSPYDHYGRPLREIWRTSPDTRPYAAITPAQSLTQKNPPRGTGAIESRKLDLRYEDVAEEDLFNRILWYTIKGTAVPYPGPTRMSAAEVLRSW